In Phyllopteryx taeniolatus isolate TA_2022b chromosome 22, UOR_Ptae_1.2, whole genome shotgun sequence, the DNA window GGATTCATTCAAGAACATTCAGTGAATGAGCCGAAAACCGGCGATGACGTCACGTCGCCGACCCTCCTGTTAGTCGACGCGTCGCACGACCCCCCCGGAGACACTCTTCAAACGCAGCCAGTGAGTCAAATGATCCTCATTGTGCGTGAGAATCCGCTCAATCCGTTTATGTCCTACAGGTGACGAGCTACGCGGACGAAGCTGTCCGGAAAGCGAGAACGGAGCTACACGAGGAACTCGACGCCGTGTGGATGTCGTCCAACAACTGCACCGACGTGATCCCGCTGGCTGAGCTCAAGGCTGACATCAAGGCTCTCCACGACCAGTTTGTGGCGAGCTTAACAGAACACGGGCGCAAACCGAAGCGTATAGAGGAAGACGCGTCCGCTATGTCACCGGCAAAGATGGCGAGAGTGGACACCCGTTTGCACACGTACTTAACTCTGGAAGACTAAAACAAAACGACAGGCTTCTAGGggagttgtatttttcttttgaattaattgaatgtaatggttttggggtttttttggggggggggtgatggaTTAGCTCTGTTATGTTGAGGTAAACCAGCAGCAGTATAGGAAAACAGTACAATGTGGAAAATCTGTTTTTGTTAGAGTTGCTATGTCTCATTAATAACAACGAAGAAAACGTTAGCCGTCGCATCACAAGCTCGCCGGTCCCCCCCCCCACGGTGCTGGAATACAGGTTAACACAAGATTAAATCATTTCGAAATGCACTGACGTCTTTTCGTTCATCGGCACGATGCTCTGAcctgattacatttatttatttgcattttcagAACAATGCAGTCAGCTTACATTCCGTAAGAGTAGTGTGGCAGATAAACAAGTCGTCAAGGTATGAtctttctaaaataaaatctatcTGCCGGTAATATCATACATATATTCGCCAGATGACAcgattctggaaaaaaatacccGGTAATACCCCCAAGTTACAGCTTCAAAGTCTCTTAACTTCGACAATCGGCTTGCCTCGACTCACCCAAACGAAGTCGATACTGTGCAAAACATAAAACGTAAAAAAGATAAACTATTCTCAATCTTGCATATAAACTAACAAGGAGCAACAAgttgaatcattttcatctcGTCGCAGGAGACAGTAGGTTGCAACCAGAGGAAGACTCAGATTAAAGTGCAAATGAGACAAATCAAATTAATAGTGACTGATGAGGGGCTAGTTGATGCAGTCCATGATGTGGATCTGCAAGGAGTCCAGGTCTGGTAGTATTTCGTTACACTTTGGACAGACGTGTTCAGGAATACTTCCTTGATGCTGCCAGTCAGTACCTGCAAAGACACAAAACTGCTGAGTGGACAACAGACTTGCTTTTAAGCACCGCCAtgacacatgaaacaaaatcaaaatcccccccccaaaaaaacccaaacatacCTCTTGCCACTAAAGTTCCACCTGGTGCGTTTGAATTTCCCAAATGTCTCCTTTGCATCTGACTTAAATTCTGCCTGTGGACACGGAAAATGCCACAAGAGTGAGTCAACAAAACCACGTTACCTTTAGGGTGGCCCTCGTGGGAGGTGAATAGATTAATCGGGAACACATAAGATATGCATTACAAGGGAGGAATCAAGCCTGAGGCCCTTATGTAACAGGCTGCATCCTCGCACACTTAAGCCGTCTGCCTTctgttctgaggttcagggtttcaATCTGCGCCGGCCTTTTTCCTTACTTTGTCCATACCGCAGGTGTCCAACTCAAAGCCCTTGGGCCAAATCCCTTTGCCACAAATTTTCCTTGACCTTTGTTTAAAACTACttatccattttaaaaaagaaattaaaaaaaaaacattttaataatgcgCAACCTGGCAATTTTATACGATGCGGCTCTCGGCACCTGCCGGAGGACAACCATGACTACCATGTGGCccgggataaaaaaaaaaaaaaaaagttcacaccCCGACCACCAAAAATGACACTTAACCAAAACAGGTTGGGAACAGTATTAGTGAGTTTCTTGAAGTTTCGATCGTTTGGCATACCGGCTCATCGAGTCCATCTCCTCCTGCAGATGGTTGTTTCGCTTCTTCACGTACTCCAGCTGAATAGCCAGACGCTCCCGCTCCTCGTGCAGTTTCTCCCTCGCCGCCCGCTCTGCGTAGAAATCAGACGAGTAGACTTCGGCCTGCAGCGAGgagaaaaacaaccacataaaatgcgctttatttctcctgacgACATTTTAGAGCCTCGTGCTCCAACATTTGATTTGGAAATCAAGATGGGCCAGGTCAATCCAAGATgagataaaagaaaaatgtttaagttaatggtcatttttattttattatttacaactGATTGAATTATAATTCActcattatttaataaaatcatacaaatgttttattttactaatgcTTTGTATTTCATATTAGGTTTTTTCATAATTCAATAATTCACGctcaattttatttcattatttgaaaTGAATTTAATGAAAAGGTAAAACTTTATTTtgctaatattttgtcttttatgcAAAACTATATCAATAAAATTAAAGCTCCatgctcattttgtatttcattccTACCAAATGCCAATTATTTCACAAAATATTCAAatgcaaaatccatccatccattttcttgaccgcttctcctcactagggtcgcgggggtgctggagcctatcccagctatcttcgggcaggaggcggggtacacaccctGAACCCGTtagatttttatcatttttttattttaggaaaaaaatccatGCTCATTTTCAATCCAATGTGACTGAAGAATTAAAAATGCCtatcatttaataaaatattcaaaatgcaaagcaaaatgtaCTGATAGTTTTGCATTCtatgtaaaatagttaattCAAATAAGCAAttaattctcatttttattctctttattaattgtaattataACCAATCAACTGTACCAAATATTGTATTGACCAAATTTAGGGGGGAAATGGGCTagaataatgcaacaaatattacaggacacttaaaaaatgtaactgttCGGTGGGCTGAATTAAAAAGCTGTACGTGGCCTGTGGGGAACGCCCAACTTTTCAACCACTGACTGCTTCAGTTAGTTCAACGGAGCCAACCTGTGCCTGCAAGACAGAGATGGTCTCCAGCTCCTTCTCCTTCATGAACATCTCCTGCTTCAAGCTGTCGATGCGCTCCTGCTTGGCAGCCAGGGCATTCTCGGCGGCGTTCAGTTGACTTTGAAGATCGTCCACCACCTCCTTGTTCACCAGCTGAGCCTGcagcgatggatggatggattagtaaATCCTCACAAAGGTCAATAAAGTGCTTTTAAACCtccgtccattcattttctttagggCTTCTTCTCATCAggatcacgggtgagctggagactcTCCTCGCTGACTTTTGAGCGTGAGGCAGGGTACGCCAAGTGAAGATCCAAACACTGATAGTGTCATAAACAACTGTCAAGATGTTTCATAGAGGAACTCGTCATTGTTGGGTGTAAACCTCATACTTTCTGTCCAAATATGCTAATTGTTTGTTTCTTCCAAAAATCCATTCTGATGGTCAGTGCCCCTGTGGTTTGctatttttacacattattgACCAATCTCAAGGCTTAAAAATAGCTTGAGAGCAGATCTATTAACTCTTTGGATAACATACATTGTAACTAGTCAcctcatgtttttttattttattttatttatttatttttctcatgaatCTTAGGTCTTTGAAATAGAGTTTGGGACAATGGCGTAACCGCAGtctgttctctgtcaattgactgtctgttgtcgtactagagcggctccaactaacggagacaaattccttgtgtgttttttgcattGGATTAACGCAAAATttgcagcccccccccctccatttaaaaacatgcatgttgtgttaattgaagacttaaaaTTATCCATATGTATGACGTGAATGAGCCCTGGTGAtcggcagctgggataggctgcagctcacccgggACACTAATGAAGACAAGTGGTACATAAAATTGGATGTGTGTATGGAATATTTGCATGCGGGGTCCGAATTTATCATTGTAAAGTTCCATCTGGAAATGACATTTACACCCTGTTTTACATGTGCTTATGTGACACCTGTATGTCTGGGAATGCTTACGCTTGACAGGGGGTTAACagtgaaaaaagttttttttgtttttgtttacatacaCACATTACCTCTctcctttcctcctcctccttgagcTCATTGTAGTCTTCAAACAGCTTAGTGTAGGCGTCCTTCAGCTGGGCTAGGTTGCTCCTGAGATGGAAGAAACCAGCATGTAGTCTGCCAAGTCTCCGATTCTAATTTCGTTTAACTCAATGTAAAATGCCTTGTGTTTCTGAATACGTGCGTTCACAGACCTCTCTTCCCCGGCCTTCTTCTGCACGATTAAACTCTGCGCGTGCATGCTCTCTAGtcgcagcttcagctgttcgtTCTCCGTTTTGACCGCCTGTTGGTCCGCCAGCTGGGCCTTCAGAGCGGCCACGTCGTTCTCCACTTCGCGACATCTGAGAGAGTGAAGTCGAACCGTTGTGGCGGCGCGCTATCAGTGAGGTTTCATTTAAAGTATTTGTTAACAAACCGGTCCTGCAGGTTCTTCTTCATTCTTTCTGCATCATCCAGTTTGCTCTGGGCCTGCTGGAGCTCTTTAAACAGCATCCTCATCTGAGATGTGATGAACTCGGATGCAACCTGGAgcgttaaaatgttttttttgataCACATTAGATTAGTGCTTACCAAACAGTGTGTTGTGAGAATTCATAAGGTGTGCCGTGGGATATTATCCAATTTCATTCAATtggtaaaaaaattattatttattaactaccaaaaaaattatttttgttcatctaatcTATGCCGACGACATACAGAGgcgctttgagatacgagttgaattcgttccgtAACCACGTTctcaactcaaaacactcgaaTCTCAACTCATCCTTcctcaaattatctttcctaattgaaataaatgaaaatgccattaccCGGTTCTAGCccgccacaaaaaaacaaaaaacaaaatatgcgtttttgtttttcaatatacAAAAAATAGCATAgcgatgcaccgaaatgaaaattcttggccgAAACCAAAATCcgaaaatgaggaaacaaaaggcTCAAAGCTGAAACACTGAGAGAAATGATTGTGTCCATTATTAgtcaaattgcatttatggctatgactgtcTTCTAACCTAGGGCTGGCAAATACGGCAAAAAAATTATCacgatatatttttttcatatcgtcCAATtgtgataatatatatatttttctatttcaatTTTTTACTCACTCACAGACGCACAAAAACGTACAATAATTACCTGGTCCTTCTCAGAATCGTTTCTGGTGTTTGCTGTCATCGAGGTCTGTGTTGTCACGGTAACATGATGATTCCTCCTCTCCTCCATCGTTCTAATCCTGTTCGAGAATGCAAGAAGGTTGTAAAAAAAGCATTGGGGACGGTGCGCATTTTTATTGCCCTGCCGCATACTCTAATTATAAAAGTTAAACGCAGCCCGCGTCAGAAggttaaaatgttgaaagagttgttttctcattaaaaatcaaaatgtaggACAAGTTAAATGTTACAAGATACGgtgaacccctgcatatttgcggCGGTATTTGCAAATCCACCCTCTTTGCAGCTTTTTTGAGGAACCTGTCCtgtcatttgctgaaaaactcacctttgttgttttttagctcaacccaaagcaataaaagtattagtttggtgccatcttggtgccaaggcactatattgaagtgagttgaggagtttcattttgtgctttggtgccatcctgtggcatctacaggcaaatataaaaaattttAGCTTAGTAATTACTCAGATTTGCGGCAGAGCTAACGGACGGGGTTCATTGTAACACGTTTTATTCTAATTATATCaagttcattattattgttttcatttaataaaatgttttaaacattttcattttttttaaattgtcaaaaattattgaattattgaaattgaatgttacaagatatcaagcaatttttttctttcaaaaacaaacaaacaaaaaaaacattattacactagccttgacttggacttgattgtttttttcccaaatatgtTAAACTGCTTCAAATAAACGTCGAGAGCTTTACTTGTCAACGGTGGCCTGCAGCTCGGCCTGCAGCCGCTCGGCTCGCTGGGTCTCGTTCCTGAGGGACTGCAGCAGGTGGCTGACGGTCACCTCCTCGCTGTCCAGATGGGATGCTGTCATGCTCGCGTCGGGACGTTTGCCACTCTCACCGCCACCCTTCATGCTGAGGACGCCGTTGTCCTGGAAAGACACGGTTCTCTGTTAATTACGTTCATTTGAAAAGACAAGGTAAAACTACAATTAGGAGGATGAGGTATGAAAACCTGAACTAcctaagccatttttttttggtagagcaattcaaaaagtgaaactcaaattATAGAGATTCACTACCCACACACAGTCAAATAATGCTTTTTCTATATATGCGtttaattattttgatgattatagctgacagcaaacgaaaacccaaaattcaccatctctagaaactagaatattacatcacaaacaatcaagaaacaatgaaaatgacaatatagaaattaggcaggaatttgatGTGAttggaccttttcttg includes these proteins:
- the optn gene encoding optineurin isoform X2, translating into MASGGPIMNGDISRSPSSVAMLDETLVQMNILIQENRNLKETLRKANLMMKERFEGLSSWREKQQGKRDLLETRLEKAQVQLEALSVENQEMSKKLAESSMSSSALDVLPVEAAVHRAEVNTLHALVSRLQAEKNDLVALNSELQLKTDQNSREDSFVEVITVSDNGVLSMKGGGESGKRPDASMTASHLDSEEVTVSHLLQSLRNETQRAERLQAELQATVDKIRTMEERRNHHVTVTTQTSMTANTRNDSEKDQVASEFITSQMRMLFKELQQAQSKLDDAERMKKNLQDRCREVENDVAALKAQLADQQAVKTENEQLKLRLESMHAQSLIVQKKAGEERSNLAQLKDAYTKLFEDYNELKEEEERREAQLVNKEVVDDLQSQLNAAENALAAKQERIDSLKQEMFMKEKELETISVLQAQAEVYSSDFYAERAAREKLHEERERLAIQLEYVKKRNNHLQEEMDSMSRQNLSQMQRRHLGNSNAPGGTLVARGTDWQHQGSIPEHVCPKCNEILPDLDSLQIHIMDCIN
- the optn gene encoding optineurin isoform X1, translating into MASGGPIMNGDISRSPSSVAMLDETLVQMNILIQENRNLKETLRKANLMMKERFEGLSSWREKQQGKRDLLETRLEKAQVQLEALSVENQEMSKKLAESSMSSSALDVLPVEAAVHRAEVNTLHALVSRLQAEKNDLVALNSELQLKTDQNSREDSFVEVITVSDNGVLSMKGGGESGKRPDASMTASHLDSEEVTVSHLLQSLRNETQRAERLQAELQATVDKIRTMEERRNHHVTVTTQTSMTANTRNDSEKDQVASEFITSQMRMLFKELQQAQSKLDDAERMKKNLQDRCREVENDVAALKAQLADQQAVKTENEQLKLRLESMHAQSLIVQKKAGEERSNLAQLKDAYTKLFEDYNELKEEEERREVMCAQLVNKEVVDDLQSQLNAAENALAAKQERIDSLKQEMFMKEKELETISVLQAQAEVYSSDFYAERAAREKLHEERERLAIQLEYVKKRNNHLQEEMDSMSRQNLSQMQRRHLGNSNAPGGTLVARGTDWQHQGSIPEHVCPKCNEILPDLDSLQIHIMDCIN